A stretch of Nitrospira sp. DNA encodes these proteins:
- a CDS encoding type IV pilus twitching motility protein PilT: MAKIDDLFKLMSEHGASDLHLIAGQPPALRINGELERISSQGILAQDGLKELLYEITPAAKKDHFELTGDVDFGYEIPGLARFRANLFNQKYGCGAVFRKIPSKVLTAEDLGLPPILTKAAMLKKGLVLVTGPTGSGKSTTLAAMIDYANKNRKDHILTVEDPIEFVHQSQGCIVNHREVGVHTQSFGAALRGAMREDPDIILVGEMRDLETIRLAVEAAATGHLVFGTLHTENAAKTVDRIIEVFPHQEQAQIRNTLSTALRVIVAQNLFKRIDQKGRCAALEILVCTPAVANLVRDAKTFQIASIMQTGKAAGMQTLDDAIQDLLTKKWIAPEEAYEKAIDKSRFAKFLKTPPDSLQ; this comes from the coding sequence ATGGCCAAGATAGACGATCTCTTCAAACTCATGTCCGAGCACGGCGCGTCCGACTTGCACCTCATTGCCGGACAGCCGCCGGCCCTGCGGATCAACGGCGAGCTCGAGCGCATCAGCAGCCAGGGCATTCTGGCCCAGGACGGGCTGAAAGAACTCCTGTACGAAATCACGCCCGCCGCCAAAAAGGATCATTTCGAGCTAACCGGCGATGTCGATTTCGGCTACGAGATCCCGGGGCTGGCCCGGTTCCGTGCCAACCTCTTCAATCAGAAATACGGCTGCGGCGCCGTGTTCCGCAAAATTCCCAGCAAAGTGCTGACGGCGGAGGATTTGGGGTTGCCCCCCATCTTGACCAAAGCCGCCATGCTGAAAAAAGGGCTGGTCCTGGTGACCGGCCCCACGGGAAGCGGCAAATCCACCACCTTGGCGGCCATGATCGATTACGCCAATAAAAACCGGAAGGACCACATCCTGACGGTCGAAGACCCGATCGAGTTCGTGCACCAAAGCCAGGGCTGCATCGTCAACCATCGGGAAGTCGGCGTCCACACACAATCCTTCGGGGCGGCGCTGCGCGGCGCGATGCGTGAGGATCCGGACATTATCCTGGTCGGAGAAATGCGCGACCTCGAAACGATTCGACTGGCGGTCGAAGCCGCCGCGACCGGGCACCTGGTTTTCGGCACACTGCATACGGAAAATGCCGCCAAGACCGTGGACCGGATCATCGAAGTGTTCCCGCATCAGGAGCAGGCGCAGATTCGGAATACGCTCTCCACCGCCCTTCGGGTCATCGTCGCGCAAAACCTGTTTAAGCGCATCGATCAGAAAGGCCGCTGCGCCGCGCTGGAAATTCTGGTCTGCACCCCGGCCGTCGCCAATCTCGTGCGCGACGCAAAAACCTTCCAGATTGCCTCAATCATGCAGACAGGCAAAGCCGCCGGCATGCAAACACTGGATGATGCGATCCAAGATCTCCTGACCAAAAAATGGATTGCGCCGGAAGAAGCCTACGAGAAGGCGATCGACAAAAGCCGGTTTGCGAAATTCCTCAAGACACCGCCGGACTCTTTGCAGTAA
- the thpR gene encoding RNA 2',3'-cyclic phosphodiesterase, translated as MIRVFLAVELSDGLRTQLAQVQQDLKQRLGRDFPKDVRLSWVQPALIHLTVKFLGDIEESLVEPMRQAIEQVVKAHRIIHIPIERLGAFPHPQQPRVVWAGASAQWEKGEEAARLSALHQSLEDCCELLGFAREGRPLSPHLTLARIKAGERHVGQAMAKSGAMDRPWSLGALAVDSMVLMKSELKPSGPIYTKLWDARIGS; from the coding sequence ATGATCAGGGTCTTTCTCGCCGTTGAGCTCAGTGACGGCCTCAGGACGCAACTCGCGCAAGTACAGCAGGATCTCAAACAGCGGCTCGGCCGTGATTTTCCCAAAGACGTTCGCCTTTCCTGGGTGCAGCCTGCCTTGATCCATCTCACCGTCAAATTCCTCGGTGATATCGAGGAATCGCTCGTTGAACCGATGCGCCAGGCCATCGAACAGGTGGTGAAGGCCCATCGAATCATTCATATTCCAATCGAGCGACTCGGGGCCTTCCCTCATCCGCAGCAGCCACGAGTCGTATGGGCAGGCGCGTCAGCACAGTGGGAGAAGGGGGAAGAAGCGGCACGGCTGTCCGCGCTGCATCAATCGCTCGAAGACTGTTGCGAATTATTGGGGTTTGCGCGGGAAGGCCGACCCTTGAGCCCGCATCTCACCCTGGCGCGGATCAAAGCGGGGGAACGCCATGTGGGACAGGCCATGGCTAAGAGCGGCGCGATGGATCGGCCATGGTCTTTGGGAGCGCTGGCAGTGGACTCGATGGTTCTGATGAAGAGCGAGCTGAAACCATCCGGGCCTATCTATACGAAGCTGTGGGACGCACGGATCGGATCGTAA
- a CDS encoding chlorite dismutase family protein, with amino-acid sequence MSSPEQTPAAQPPKRQYVNFVFYKVDPAWRRLPEEERTKGKQEFLRAVEDYAGRVMVIAYSAVGIRGDCDIMLWRISYELELFQEMTTKILASGLGKYITTPYSYLSMTKRSIYVDNHTHEGQESKRLTVVPGKGKYIFVYPFLKTREWFLLTKAARQGMMDEHIEVGHRFPSVKLNTTYSFGLDDQEWVVAFESDKPEDFLDLVMALRETEGSRYTLRDTPIFTCIRQSLKETLDTLGG; translated from the coding sequence ATGTCCAGCCCTGAACAGACACCCGCAGCACAACCACCCAAACGTCAGTACGTCAATTTCGTGTTCTATAAAGTCGACCCGGCCTGGCGCCGCCTCCCGGAAGAGGAGCGCACCAAGGGCAAGCAGGAATTCCTGCGCGCCGTCGAAGACTATGCCGGCCGAGTCATGGTCATCGCCTATTCGGCCGTCGGCATCCGGGGCGATTGCGACATCATGCTCTGGCGCATCAGCTACGAATTGGAGTTGTTCCAGGAGATGACCACGAAGATCCTGGCATCGGGACTGGGCAAATACATCACGACGCCCTATTCCTATCTCTCCATGACCAAGCGGTCCATCTATGTGGACAACCACACCCACGAAGGACAGGAGAGCAAGCGCCTCACGGTCGTGCCGGGGAAGGGCAAGTATATTTTCGTGTATCCGTTCCTGAAAACCCGCGAGTGGTTCCTGCTCACCAAGGCCGCGCGGCAGGGCATGATGGACGAACACATTGAAGTCGGCCATCGCTTCCCCTCCGTCAAGCTGAATACGACCTATTCCTTCGGCCTCGACGATCAAGAATGGGTCGTGGCGTTCGAAAGCGATAAGCCCGAAGATTTTCTCGACTTGGTCATGGCCCTGCGTGAGACCGAAGGTTCGCGCTACACCTTGCGCGATACGCCGATCTTCACCTGCATTCGCCAGAGCCTGAAAGAAACGCTCGATACGCTCGGCGGTTAA
- a CDS encoding competence/damage-inducible protein A, whose product MSASRPADRPFLAETIAIGSELLVGGRTDSNSLFLAEMLGQLGIEVRFKTVVGDDQVDIVRVLKAAVSRAGVVVITGGLGPTVDDCTREAIAKATGRRLARRKEAFDGMTARLAEWGRTPNPAQMRQALIPSGATVLANSVGSAPGFCLSWKNALLVSLPGVPREMEAMVLQEVVPLLKARIAACAQCPSPIARHVFHTWGLPEADVDARLKGVIPKGAPIDLGLLASPMGVLVSLTTKPSGKKRGTSDLLPGLAEQVRSRLSEWLFAEGHDTMEAVVGRLLAERKLTVATAESCTGGLIGHRLTQVPGSSAYVDRGAICYSNQSKIDMLGVPADLIAKQGAVSQAVAAAMAKGIRERAGVSVGLSVTGIAGPGGATETKPVGLVYIGLDGGPGEAITKEYRFHGDRQVIKQRSSQAALDLLRRWALNRSGA is encoded by the coding sequence ATGAGTGCCTCACGGCCTGCCGATCGTCCGTTCCTCGCTGAAACCATTGCCATTGGGTCCGAGTTGCTCGTGGGCGGACGGACCGACAGCAATTCGCTCTTTCTCGCGGAGATGCTCGGCCAACTGGGCATCGAGGTGCGTTTCAAGACCGTGGTGGGGGATGACCAGGTGGATATCGTGCGGGTTCTCAAGGCGGCAGTCAGCCGCGCAGGCGTGGTCGTGATCACTGGCGGCCTGGGGCCGACCGTGGACGATTGCACAAGAGAAGCCATTGCCAAGGCGACGGGACGGCGGCTGGCGCGCCGCAAGGAGGCGTTTGACGGCATGACGGCGCGATTGGCCGAATGGGGGCGGACCCCCAATCCCGCGCAGATGCGGCAAGCGCTGATTCCGTCCGGCGCGACCGTGTTGGCCAATTCCGTCGGGTCTGCTCCGGGGTTTTGCCTGTCCTGGAAAAACGCTCTGCTGGTGTCCTTGCCTGGTGTGCCCAGGGAAATGGAAGCGATGGTCCTGCAGGAAGTGGTGCCCCTGCTCAAGGCCAGAATCGCCGCCTGCGCGCAATGCCCGAGTCCGATCGCCCGCCACGTATTTCACACCTGGGGATTGCCGGAGGCGGATGTGGATGCCAGGCTCAAGGGCGTGATTCCCAAGGGTGCGCCCATCGATCTGGGCTTGCTGGCCTCGCCCATGGGTGTGCTCGTCTCATTGACGACGAAGCCGAGTGGCAAGAAGAGGGGTACGTCCGATCTGTTGCCAGGGCTTGCCGAACAGGTCCGTTCCCGATTGAGCGAGTGGCTCTTTGCCGAGGGGCATGACACGATGGAAGCCGTGGTCGGGCGGCTCTTGGCGGAACGGAAGCTGACAGTCGCGACAGCGGAGTCCTGCACCGGGGGATTGATCGGCCATCGGCTGACTCAAGTGCCGGGATCCTCGGCGTATGTCGATCGCGGCGCGATCTGCTACAGCAATCAATCAAAGATCGATATGTTGGGCGTGCCAGCGGACCTGATTGCGAAACAGGGCGCGGTCAGTCAGGCCGTCGCGGCGGCCATGGCGAAGGGGATTCGCGAACGTGCCGGTGTCTCGGTGGGGCTGAGTGTGACCGGTATTGCCGGACCGGGTGGCGCGACGGAGACGAAACCAGTGGGCCTGGTCTATATCGGACTCGATGGCGGGCCTGGTGAGGCGATTACGAAAGAGTATCGCTTTCACGGCGACCGTCAGGTCATCAAACAGCGGTCCTCGCAGGCCGCGCTCGATCTTCTTCGCCGCTGGGCTCTGAACAGGAGCGGCGCATGA
- a CDS encoding SDR family NAD(P)-dependent oxidoreductase, with protein sequence METQPKFVLITGASTGIGAACAWHLDRLGFVVFAGVRRTEDGVRLRAQASPRLQPIVLDVTDAGMIEQARRLVAERVGEAGLAGLVNNAGIAVAGPLEAVPIPDLRRQFEVNVIGQVAVTQAFLPSLRKGRGRIVNMGSIAGRAAMPLMGPYSASKFALEALTDALRLEVQQWGIQVSIVEPGAIATPIWEKSGAKADELEATVSGELKQLYAAAAAGVKACVAEAAARAIPAEAVARVVEHALTAAHPKTRYLVGRDAKLRALMVKLLPDRLSDRLMTKILHLPQ encoded by the coding sequence GTGGAGACACAACCGAAGTTTGTGCTGATCACCGGTGCCTCGACGGGAATCGGGGCGGCTTGTGCTTGGCATCTGGATCGTCTGGGGTTTGTCGTGTTTGCCGGTGTGCGACGCACGGAGGATGGTGTGCGCCTGAGAGCGCAGGCGTCACCCCGGCTGCAGCCGATCGTGCTGGATGTGACGGATGCCGGCATGATCGAGCAGGCACGCCGCCTGGTTGCCGAACGGGTGGGCGAGGCGGGGTTGGCCGGTTTGGTGAACAATGCGGGAATCGCTGTCGCGGGCCCGCTTGAAGCGGTGCCGATCCCGGATCTTCGACGGCAGTTCGAGGTGAATGTCATCGGCCAGGTCGCGGTGACTCAGGCCTTTCTTCCCTCGTTACGGAAGGGGCGCGGCCGCATCGTGAATATGGGGTCGATTGCCGGGCGTGCGGCTATGCCGCTAATGGGGCCTTATTCCGCGTCGAAGTTTGCCCTGGAGGCGCTGACGGATGCGCTACGGCTTGAAGTGCAACAGTGGGGGATTCAGGTGTCGATCGTCGAGCCTGGGGCTATCGCCACGCCGATCTGGGAGAAGTCCGGAGCGAAGGCCGATGAGCTGGAAGCCACGGTGTCAGGTGAGTTGAAGCAGCTGTATGCGGCGGCGGCGGCAGGGGTGAAAGCCTGTGTGGCAGAAGCGGCCGCGCGGGCGATTCCGGCGGAGGCTGTGGCTCGGGTGGTGGAGCATGCCCTGACCGCCGCGCATCCCAAGACCCGGTATCTGGTCGGACGCGATGCGAAGCTGCGCGCGCTCATGGTCAAACTGCTTCCCGATCGGCTCTCGGATCGGCTGATGACCAAAATCTTGCACTTGCCTCAGTGA